The Thamnophis elegans isolate rThaEle1 chromosome Z, rThaEle1.pri, whole genome shotgun sequence genome contains a region encoding:
- the LOC116521604 gene encoding LOW QUALITY PROTEIN: uncharacterized protein K02A2.6-like (The sequence of the model RefSeq protein was modified relative to this genomic sequence to represent the inferred CDS: deleted 1 base in 1 codon): GLDWFPALGLTIEGVHRVVPLTVDSVLDEFADVFDGKLGCYKGTPISLCLDPQVAPIRLKARRVPFALRAKVDAELDKLIEQGVIEPVDHARWETPIVLPVKPDGSVRICADYKSTINLALQANPYPVPVVQHLLHSLGQAQTIVTHCGAFHCRRLQFGVSVAPGIFQSLMERLLHGLPGVVPYFDDVLVPLLGLLAGDKPTPPILSPRMTRWTEFLTAYSYTLLYRPGKQLGHADALSRCPLPETDTAHVPTLSILSIAESDLPVSAADVAACTKADPVLSQVASWVLRGWPTEKVAEGFRPFKARQAELALHGGCLVWGDRVVIPTALRARILPALHKNHPGIARMKALARSYVWWPLLDSEIADYVGRCRICQNSRPNSPTAAPREWEIPRGPWSRLHIDFAGPFHGRNFMIVVDAYSKWVELVIMTSTTAESTVRALRKMFATHGLPDVIVSDNGPQFTSTTFQEFLAEQGIRHAATAPYHPASNGRAERAVRSAKEALGRMRRLRTSLDRLHPLYAGDLPSNLGALPSHAFKLGDPVWARSFSGDPRWVPATITALTGPCS, translated from the exons gggttggattggtttcccgccttgggcctcaccatagagggggtgcacagggtagttcccctcaccgtagatagcgttctagacgagttcgcagatgtgttcgatgggaaattgggctgttataagggcacccccatttccctctgcctcgatccccaggtcgctcccattaggctgaaggcacgcagggtccccttcgcattgagagcaaaggtagacgctgaacttgataagcttatagagcagggggtaatcgagcccgtagatcacgcccgttgggaaacccccatagtcctcccggtcaaacccgacggatcggtgagaatatgtgccgactataagtcgaccatcaatttggccctgcaggcaaatccatatccggtccccgtagtgcaacacctactccactccttagggcaag cccagaccatcgtcacccactgCGGGGCCTTCcattgccgccgcctccaattcggcgtttcggttgccccggggatttttcagagcctcatggagcggttgctccacgggctcccaggcgtcgttccctacttcgacgacgtcctggtc ccactcctggggctactggcaggcgacaagccaacc ccccccattttgtctccccgcatgacacgctggacggagttcctaacggcgtattcgtatacgctgttataccgtccgggtaagcagctagggcacgcagacgccctgagccgttgccccttgccagagacggacacagcccacgtgcccactctctctattttgtccatcgccgaatccgacctccccgtctctgccgcggacgtcgcagcttgcacaaaggccgaccccgtcctatcccaagtagcttcatgggtcttgaggggttggcccacggaaaaggtagcggaaggattccgaccatttaaagcacgacaagcagaactcgccctacacgggggttgtcttgtctggggggacagggtagtgatccccacagccctgcgggcacgaatcctgcccgcactccacaaaaaccacccaggcatagcgcgaatgaaagccttagcccgtagctatgtgtggtggcccttgctagattcagaaattgcagactacgtaggccgctgcaggatctgccaaaactctaggccgaattcccccacagccgccccccgggagtgggaaatccctagaggcccatggtcccgtttacacattgacttcgccggccccttccacggccgaaacttcatgatagtagtcgatgcttactccaagtgggtggagctggtaatcatgacctccaccacagcagagagtacagtgagggcccttcgtaagatgttcgccacccatgggttaccggatgtgatagtctcagataatgggccccagtttacctccaccacgttccaagaattcctggccgaacaaggaatcagacacgcagccacagccccttatcacccagctagtaacggccgggcggagcgcgcagttcgctcagccaaagaagccttgggccgcatg aggagattgcgtacctccctagacaggctccatccactttacgcaggggatctgccgagcaacctgggggccctcccttcccacgcgtttaagttaggggatcctgtatgggcccgctccttttctggggatccacggtgggttcccgcaaccatcacagctctgaccggcccctgttcc